One segment of Phoenix dactylifera cultivar Barhee BC4 unplaced genomic scaffold, palm_55x_up_171113_PBpolish2nd_filt_p 000643F, whole genome shotgun sequence DNA contains the following:
- the LOC120106804 gene encoding putative disease resistance protein RGA4 yields MDAGHWTNILGSDLWELGKDPHDIMPSLRLSYQYLPSHLQWCFAYCSAFPRGYPFDVDKLVNIWIAQGLIQSKNTNKRPEDVGREYLSDLVSRSHFEIPNYRKSYWQGRYHVMHDLMHELAVSVCLDECLIYEGKELGIMPKTIRHLSVSHWAGPDFLSEWESLRTLMVNSMHGIDFGALRSIRVLDISYSYMRQLPDAVSHLIHLRYLDLSGNNIYSLPESLCRLYHLQSLIVPNTCRRLPKGLTSLINLRHLSASDEAVSWIAGIGRLTCLQELKEFHVRIVRGHDIGQLKNMRELRGQLCIQSLEDVGSKEEAIEANLKDKIHIEKLQLKWSRWMRKKVRTDAQEILECLQPPPLVKELELHWFRGAQSPSWLAAQSLRSLQSIHLRGCERWRRLLPLGQLPVLEVLHMENMDVVVDGGDAVVEMFPSLKELWLVDMSVLFEGISFEDQGRKFFHHLRRLKALNCRKVKGLPPLSMLSSLEELEVKTCPDLESELPECLKVLTSLSSLKMSAPKLTYFPGEVMQYLKQLEVDGCSDLSSWLVEEKDEAGRSSLISLSIIETPLPTGPILMRYLTSLRELKIDRCSKLTSFTTEQKEWFKGLTSLEELCISNCKNLMFLPVELHELPSLEKLAITYCPMIRALPIGLPTSLKKLDIWGCNPALIAQWQHEGAPDWVKQIPYKSIY; encoded by the coding sequence ATGGATGCTGGCCACTGGACAAACATTTTAGGAAGTGACTTATGGGAGTTAGGAAAGGACCCCCATGACATTATGCCATCTCTGAGATTAAGTTATCAATACCTACCTTCTCATCTCCAATGGTGCTTTGCCTATTGTTCAGCATTTCCCAGAGGTTACCCATTTGATGTCGACAAGTTGGTCAACATATGGATCGCCCAGGGATTAATTCAATCAAAGAACACGAACAAGAGACCGGAGGATGTAGGACGAGAGTACCTCAGTGACTTGGTATCCAGGTCTCATTTCGAAATCCCCAACTATAGGAAATCTTACTGGCAAGGAAGATACCATGTGATGCATGATTTGATGCATGAATTGGCAGTATCTGTTTGTTTGGATGAATGCCTCATATATGAAGGTAAGGAGTTAGGAATCATGCCAAAGACAATTCGCCACTTATCTGTATCTCATTGGGCTGGACCTGATTTCCTTTCTGAATGGGAGAGCTTGCGAACCCTCATGGTTAACTCCATGCATGGCATAGATTTTGGAGCACTGAGAAGCATCCGGGTGCTAGATATATCTTACAGCTACATGAGGCAGCTGCCGGATGCTGTCAGTCATCTGATACATCTTCGATACCTGGACCTTTCAGGCAATAATATTTACAGTTTACCTGAATCACTGTGTAGGCTCTACCATCTACAGTCACTGATAGTACCAAATACATGTCGCAGATTACCTAAAGGGTTGACCAGTCTGATCAACTTGCGGCATCTCAGCGCAAGTGATGAAGCAGTTTCTTGGATAGCTGGAATTGGGAGGCTCACTTGCCTTCAGGAATTGAAGGAATTTCATGTCAGAATTGTCAGAGGACATGACATCGGACAGTTGAAGAACATGAGGGAGCTTAGAGGCCAGCTTTGCATTCAGAGTCTCGAAGATGTGGGAAGCAAGGAAGAGGCGATTGAGGCTAACTTGAAAGATAAAATCCATATTGAAAAGTTGCAACTGAAATGGAGCCGGTGGATGCGGAAGAAGGTCAGGACTGATGCGCAGGAGATACTTGAGTGCCTCCAACCACCACCTCTTGTCAAAGAGCTGGAGCTCCACTGGTTCAGAGGTGCCCAGTCTCCGAGTTGGCTAGCAGCACAATCTCTCCGGTCGTTGCAGTCTATTCATCTAAGAGGCTGTGAAAGGTGGCGGCGCCTCCTGCCTCTTGGGCAGCTGCCTGTTCTTGAggttctccacatggaaaataTGGATGTGGTAGTTGATGGAGGTGATGCGGTCGTTGAGATGTTTCCATCCTTGAAGGAGCTATGGTTGGTTGACATGTCGGTCTTGTTTGAGGGCATCTCATTTGAAGACCAAGGTCGCAAGTTTTTTCACCACCTTCGAAGGTTAAAAGCTCTGAATTGCCGTAAGGTGAAAGGATTACCCCCACTTTCCATGCTTTCATCACTAGAAGAGCTTGAGGTGAAAACGTGTCCGGATCTTGAAAGTGAGCTGCCTGAATGTTTGAAGGTCCTCACTTCTCTTTCCTCACTAAAGATGTCAGCACCAAAGCTAACATACTTCCCAGGGGAGGTAATGCAGTACCTAAAACAGTTGGAGGTTGATGGATGTTCAGATCTCTCGTCCTGGTTGGTTGAGGAGAAAGATGAAGCTGGAAGGTCATCACTCATCTCTCTGAGCATCATTGAAACACCCCTGCCCACAGGACCAATCCTCATGAGATACCTCACCTCCCTCAGAGAGTTGAAAATTGACCGTTGCTCCAAACTCACATCCTTCACCACCGAGCAGAAAGAGTGGTTTAAAGGCCTCACCTCACTCGAGGAGCTATGCATCTCCAATTGTAAGAATCTCATGTTCCTTCCTGTGGAGCTTCATGAACTTCCCTCTCTGGAGAAGTTGGCCATAACATATTGTCCTATGATACGAGCTTTGCCTATTGGCTTGCCTACCTCATTGAAAAAGTTGGACATTTGGGGATGTAATCCGGCATTGATAGCACAATGGCAACATGAAGGAGCTCCTGATTGGGTCAAACAAATTCCTTACAAATCTATTTATTGA
- the LOC103721438 gene encoding glutamate formimidoyltransferase, producing MEPKASDTDDFLESTVLLDEAQYEEGFKDGYNDGLGLGKEEGREVGLKLGFQVGEELGFYRGCVDVWSSAIRVDPGAFSARLRKSIEQLGELVDKYPLSEPENEQVQEMMNTMRLKFRVISAMLGVRLEYEGYPKSSETDVVDFWREKQKMLKSMLACCKLYISESRNSLALESIEVAAKLYPEAVVINKFKDEAYNRVGYTLVSCFDTTSSPDVAPLKNAVLSMVKAAFETINLELHSGTHPRLGVVDHICFHPLVHGSLDKAAGIAKSVAADIGRKLRVPTFLYGAAHEGGRTLDSIRRELGYFKPNSAGNLWAGGLRSEVLCLKPDAGPLQSAPAKGVVAIGATRWVDNYNVPIQSTDIKAAQRIARRLSERGGGLKSVQAMGLAHGEAMTEVACNLLDPSKVGADQVQIEVQRLASEEGLTAGQGYFTDFSQEKIVEMYMRSIASD from the exons ATGGAGCCAAAGGCTAGCGATACCGATGACTTCCTTGAATCCACGGTGCTTCTGGACGAAGCACAGTATGAGGAGGGATTCAAAGACGGGTATAATGATGGCTTGGGCTTGGGAAAGGAGGAGGGCAGAGAAGTGGGCTTGAAGCTGGGATTTCAAGTTGGGGAGGAGCTGGGCTTCTATCGGGGCTGCGTCGATGTGTGGAGCTCAGCGATTCGGGTCGACCCAGGGGCGTTCTCAGCTCGGCTTCGAAAGAGCATTGAACAACTGGGAGAGCTGGTGGATAAGTATCCCCTGTCAGAGCCAGAGAATGAGCAGGTTCAAGAGATGATGAACACCATGAGGCTAAAATTTAGGGTTATTTCGGCGATGTTGGGGGTGAGGTTGGAGTATGAAGGCTACCCAAAATCATCGGAAACAGATGTGGTGGATTTTT GGCGAGAGAAACAAAAAATGCTGAAATCAATGCTTGCTTGCTGCAAGCTCTATATATCTGAAAGCCGTAACTCTCTTGCGCTGGAATCGATTGAGGTGGCTGCAAAATTATACCCGGAAGCTGTTGTCATCAACAAATTCAAGGATGAGGCCTACAACAGAGTTGGCTATACACTTGTCTCATGCTTTGATACCACCTCATCGCCTGATGTTGCCCCCTTGAAGAATGCAGTGCTCAGCATGGTTAAAGCAGCTTTTGAAACCATTAATCTTGAGTTACACTCTGGAACTCATCCTCGGCTTGGAGTTGTCGACCACATCTGCTTCCACCCTCTGGTTCACGGTTCGCTGGACAAGGCTGCAGGGATCGCAAAGTCTGTGGCAGCTGATATTGGCCGAAAACTCCGAG TCCCCACCTTTCTCTATGGAGCAGCTCATGAGGGAGGTAGGACTCTTGATTCtataagaagagagctaggctATTTCAAACCAAATTCAGCTGGCAATCTATGGGCAGGAGGGCTTAGATCAGAGGTTTTGTGTCTGAAGCCTGATGCAGGCCCCCTCCAATCAGCGCCAGCCAAAGGCGTTGTGGCCATTGGGGCAACCAGGTGGGTGGATAACTACAACGTACCCATCCAGTCTACTGACATCAAAGCTGCTCAAAGGATTGCAAGGAGGCTGAGCGAGCGAGGCGGTGGGCTTAAATCGGTGCAGGCTATGGGGCTAGCCCATGGTGAGGCAATGACAGAGGTGGCATGTAATTTGCTGGATCCAAGTAAAGTTGGAGCTGATCAGGTACAGATCGAAGTCCAGCGGCTCGCTTCAGAGGAGGGATTGACTGCAGGCCAAGGTTATTTTACCGATTTTTCACAAGAAAAGATTGTTGAAATGTACATGAGATCCATTGCATCTGATTAA
- the LOC103721426 gene encoding gibberellin 2-beta-dioxygenase 8 codes for MSREELMEELGKTTEALPSQSVEDQGTVLMDPDPPFLKTYKALFDSQPESSDTDQAAEAEECELPLIDLSRLNGESEAEQCKRDIMAAASEWGFFQLGNHGVSSSLLDRIRELQANVFRLPFEKKASEKVMDLSPENYRWGTPRPISLRQLSWSEAYHIPLTPATSVTKTSTRHIMEEFSTAMSWLAHLLAGILAEGMGHDGTYITENCTCDSSYLRLNRYPPCPVKDRVFGLVPHTDTSFLTIVRQDQVGGLQLMKDGRWITVKPNADALIVNIGDLFQAWSNGVYKSVEHRVMSNPQQERFSVAYFLCPSYDTVIRSLAEPAIYRKFSFGEYRQQVQEDVRGTGHKVGLARFLAQNT; via the exons ATGTCAAGGGAGGAATTGATGGAGGAGTTGGGAAAGACTACAGAAGCATTGCCGTCTCAG AGTGTCGAAGACCAGGGTACTGTGCTAATGGACCCCGATCCACCATTCCTCAAAACATACAAAGCGCTCTTCGACAGCCAACCAGAGTCGTCCGATACTGATCAAGCGGCGGAAGCCGAGGAGTGTGAGCTCCCCCTTATCGATCTCAGCCGTCTAAATGGCGAGTCCGAGGCGGAGCAGTGCAAGAGAGACATCATGGCTGCTGCTTCCGAGTGGGGCTTCTTTCAGCTGGGGAACCATGGCGTCTCCAGTAGTCTCCTGGACAGGATACGCGAGCTGCAGGCTAACGTGTTCCGGCTCCCGTTCGAGAAGAAGGCCAGCGAGAAGGTAATGGACTTGTCGCCCGAGAATTACCGCTGGGGGACGCCGAGGCCTATCTCCCTCAGGCAATTATCATGGTCCGAGGCGTATCATATCCCTCTCACGCCGGCCACCTCTGTCACCAAAACCAGCACCAG GCACATAATGGAGGAGTTCTCAACGGCAATGTCGTGGTTGGCACATCTACTAGCGGGGATTTTAGCTGAAGGAATGGGCCATGATGGCACGTATATAACGGAGAATTGCACGTGCGATTCTAGTTATTTACGGCTGAATCGCTATCCTCCCTGCCCAGTAAAAGATCGAGTCTTTGGTTTGGTCCCTCACACTGATACTAGTTTCCTGACCATAGTACGCCAAGATCAAGTAGGTGGGCTGCAATTGATGAAGGATGGGAGATGGATCACTGTTAAACCCAATGCTGATGCATTAATTGTCAACATTGGTGACCTGTTCCAG GCATGGAGTAATGGAGTGTACAAGAGTGTGGAACATAGAGTTATGTCCAACCCCCAACAGGAGAGGTTCTCAGTGGCATACTTCCTCTGCCCCTCCTATGACACTGTGATACGGAGCCTTGCAGAGCCTGCGATCTATAGAAAGTTTAGCTTTGGGGAGTACAGACAGCAAGTCCAAGAGGATGTTAGAGGGACAGGTCACAAGGTTGGGCTTGCAAGGTTCCTTGCTCAAAACACATGA